The following proteins are encoded in a genomic region of Zea mays cultivar B73 chromosome 9, Zm-B73-REFERENCE-NAM-5.0, whole genome shotgun sequence:
- the LOC100192644 gene encoding Serine/threonine-protein kinase BSK1-2, with amino-acid sequence MGCCGSSLRAGTQPEKKPAAGALPPRRPSYSLSQNQNQAPPAARAGAHQVPPLREFSLAELRAATAGFAPDNIVSESGDKAPNFVYRGRLEPSRRAIAVKKFAKMAWPDPKQFAEEAKGVGKLRHRRLANLIGYCCDGEERLLVAEFMPNDTLAKHLFHWENQTIEWAMRLRVAYYIAEALEYCSTEGRPLYHDLNAYRVLFDENGDPRLSCFGLMKNSRDGKSYSTNLAYTPPEYLRNGRVTSESVIFSFGTILLDLLSGKRIPPSRALDMIKGNNIQVLMDSHLEGNYSTEEATTLVDLASQCLQYEPRDRPNTKKLVSVLEPLQIKSEVPSYEMLGIPKHEEEAPPPPQPQHPLSPMGEACSRMDLTAIHQILVNTHYRDDEGSNELSFQEWTQQMRDMLEARKRGDFAFRDKDFKAAIDCYTQFVDVGTMVSPTVYARRSLCHLMCDQPDAALRDAMQAQCAYPDWPTAFYMQAVALSKLNMQSDATDMLNEASQLEEKRQKNTKP; translated from the exons ATGGGCTGCTGCGGCTCCTCGCTACGGGCGGGGACGCAGCCGGAGAAGAAGCCGGCGGCGGGGGCGCTGCCCCCGCGCCGCCCCTCCTACTCGCTGAGCCAGAACCAGAACCAGGCGCCGCCGGCAGCCCGCGCGGGCGCCCACCAGGTGCCGCCGCTCAGGGAGTTCTCGCTGGCGGAGCTGCGCGCCGCCACGGCCGGCTTCGCGCCGGACAACATCGTGTCCGAGAGCGGCGACAAGGCGCCGAATTTCGTGTACAGGGGCCGCCTCGAGCCCAGCCGCCGCGCGATCGCCGTCAAGAAGTTCGCCAAGATGGCGTGGCCCGACCCCAAGCAGTTCGCG GAGGAGGCCAAGGGGGTCGGGAAGCTGCGCCACCGCCGCCTGGCCAACCTGATCGGCTACTGCTGCGACGGCGAGGAGCGCCTGCTCGTCGCCGAGTTCATGCCCAACGACACGCTCGCCAAGCACCTCTTCCACT GGGAAAACCAGACAATTGAATGGGCTATGCGCCTGAGAGTTGCATACTACATCGCTGAAGCACTGGAATATTGTAGCACCGAAGGAAGGCCTTTGTATCATGACCTAAATGCATATAGGGTCCTCTTTGATGAG AATGGTGATCCTCGTCTTTCATGCTTTGGCCTGATGAAAAACAGCAGGGATGGGAAAAGCTATAGCACAaaccttgcatatacacctccagaATATTTGAGAAATG GAAGAGTAACATCAGAAAgtgtcatattcagctttggcactATACTGCTGGACCTCCTAAGTGGAAAACGTATACCTCCATCCCGT GCTCTTGATATGATAAAAGGCAACAATATCCAAGTACTGATGGATTCACATCTGGAGGGAAACTACTCAACAGAAGAGGCAACCACATTGGTTGACCTTGCCTCTCAGTGCCTACAGTACGAACCTAGGGATCgtcccaacactaaaaagctgGTTTCCGTACTTGAGCCCTTGCAAATAAAATCAGAG GTACCATCCTACGAGATGCTTGGCATTCCGAAGCATGAAGAAGAAGCACCTCCCCCTCCACAACCGCAACACCCTCTTTCTCCCATGGGCGAGGCCTGTTCCAGGATGGATCTGACTGCCATCCATCAGATTCTAGTGAACACGCATTACAGGGATGATGAAGGGAGCAACGAG CTATCGTTCCAGGAATGGACGCAGCAGATGAGGGACATGCTGGAAGCTAGGAAACGTGGGGACTTTGCTTTCCGTGACAAAGATTTCAAGGCAGCCATAGACTGCTACACGCAG TTCGTCGACGTGGGGACGATGGTGTCGCCAACAGTGTACGCGAGGCGGAgcttgtgccacctcatgtgcgaCCAGCCTGACGCCGCCCTCCGTGACGCCATGCAAGCGCAGTGCGCGTACCCAGATTGGCCAACCGCGTTCTACATGCAGGCCGTCGCGCTCTCGAAGCTGAACATGCAGAGCGACGCTACGGACATGCTGAACGAGGCGTCGCAGCTCGAAGAGAAGCGGCAGAAGAACACGAAACCTTGA